The DNA window AGGTAAAGGCATTTCATCGGTCAATTCTTGATTCAGTTGAAAGGACACTGTGGCAGGCTGGAGGTCTGAATGATTTCGCGAAGGCATTGAAGGTAGGGAACACAGTATTCCTTGAAATGTTAGTGTCGCATCCCATTTACCAAGCGGCATTCGCCGAACATTTGAGTGGGACGCAGTTTCAAGATTATCTGAACTTCACAGCAGCGCGGCGACAACGAGATCAGCAGGCGGTTGCTCGTCGAATAACGGTCGCACTCGACAAGGAGCTCAGTTTAACATTAGACCAGCGCGAGAAGGTTGTGCAATCGCTGCTTGACGCAGCAGAGAACAGACCCTTCCCGATTTCAATGAGCATCTTAGGGATCGGTTCACAGGAAGCGATAAATCTTACGCACTCTAAATTGAAAGTCTCGTTGGATGGCATCTTGAGCGATACCCAGTCCAAACTTTGGTGGGAATTGGTTGATAAATTGGACCCCCAAAAAAGACCTGCGTTTATCCGCAAGAAGGCAGTCGAGGTTGACAAGATAGATGAAAAAGCAGATGATGTGAGAAAGAAAAGCATTCAGATCGAAGATAGCACGGCGAAATCTCAGGAACGAATGAAATGGATCGCTGAAGCTAAGTTGACAGCGCATACCGAATTGTTGGGGTCTCTCGACGAGCGTGCTGCTCGGCGTTTGGTACTTGCCGCTAAAGGTACAGTGCAACAGGACTTTGAATTTGAAGAAGAAGCTCATGAGCAAATGTTACGAGAACTTGAAGCGAGATTCATGAAGGAGGTTGAAGCTGGCAAAATGACTCGCGAGCAAGCTGCTGTAAGACTCCAAGTTATGAGAAAGGATTTATGGAAAGAGGAAGACATAAACAAAAGGCATGAGACCAGTGCTTCCGACATTACGAATCATTCACTGTACCAACAGGCTATCAAGGATGTACTTTCTGAAGAGGCGTTTAACCGGTATAAGGCACACCAAGCGGAAAGGGAGGCTTTACGTCTACAGGCTCTGCGTGATATAACGGTGGCGTGCATGGATACGCAGCTCCTTTTAAGCGATTCACAACGGGAACAGTTAGAGACGGCAGTCTCACACTTGGCTCCTGTTCCGTATGCCGGGAGTAAACCGGCGGAGTTTATGTTTTTTCAACTTTTCCGACGGGCGAGAAACTTTGAAATCCTGACACCTTGGCAGCAGGGTGAGTTTGAACGCGTGTTTGTTCCAATTATGTGGGGGAAATAATGATGAAATACAGAGCAATTATAGGTTTCCTGATTGGGTTTTCCAGTTTTCTAATCATGCTGACCACGTTTTCAATTGAGTCGGCTTATGCCCAAGAGGCGGACCTTCGCTATGGAACCGGTGTACCTGCGGCGGTCCGTATCATCAACGATCGTGGTTTACGCTATCTTACTAACACACAAATGAACGACGGGAGCTGGTCGGGATCAGGGAATGGACCCGGCGTAACAGGGATTTGTATCATGGCGTTGATGGCGAGTGGTGAAGACCCAGACTTTGGTCCCTATGCCACTAATATTCGTAAAGCGTTACGTAATATCATTATTAATCAGGATGCTAAAACGGGATATATCGGTGGACGCTGGGGTGGACACGGATCCATGTACCAACACGGTTTTGCACTGTTAGCACTGTCCGAGGCGTATGGTGCAGTCAGCGGGCGACTACTTTGGGAAGGCAGCGACGCTCCGCCCGAACGGCGGCGTACGCTCGGCGAGGCGTTGGAATTAGCGGTGCGTTCTTCGTTGACCGCACAAAAAAAGAATCCGTGGGGGGCTTGGCGTTACTCCCCAGAATCCCAAGATGCCGACACAACCGTGGCTGGAACTGTACTGATGGGCTTACTCGGCGCACGAAACGCTGGTATTGAAATCCCTAACGAAGCAGTTGACAAAGCGGTGAGTTTTTTCCAGACCCACACGATGGCAGATGGAAGTGTAACGTATCAGATGACGAGCAGTCACGGCGGTGGACTCACTCGCTCAGCAATCGGAGTCCTGATTTATGCGATTGCGAAAAGAAAAGACACCCCTGAATACAAAGCTGCTTCTGAATTCATCAAGCGTCGAATGGATCATCGCGGCACTGGACACCCGTTCTATAATCTTTACTATATGGCTCAGGCACTGTTTCAAAGTGACTTTGAGGCGTGGAAGGCTTGGAACCAAAGAACTATTGAGCGGCTTCAACAAATGCAGGCAGAAGACGGCAGTTTCGCGAGTTCCCATGGCAGAGCCTATGGGACAGGAATGGCTATCCTCGCCTTGGCATTAAATTATCGTCTCTTGCCTATCTACGAAAGGTGAATGACAACCCTAAAAAAAGGAAAATACCATGCAATGGAATCTGAAAAGGCTATTTGTTGCTGTCGCTGCATTGGCGG is part of the Candidatus Poribacteria bacterium genome and encodes:
- a CDS encoding carboxypeptidase-like regulatory domain-containing protein; the encoded protein is MIRLCFVLIAAVCVSITSVGVIFAEDKPTTGGTLRGKITDATAAQNPIEGVEVKIVGHTGKEFTVKTDADGNYECTGIPTDRYLISTSKESYQGTSGKPIMILNGGAYFLPLKMAEKGNHVEPLPERRPKIIETTITQIKSVPQRVAESVGERYDLDEAKVKAFHRSILDSVERTLWQAGGLNDFAKALKVGNTVFLEMLVSHPIYQAAFAEHLSGTQFQDYLNFTAARRQRDQQAVARRITVALDKELSLTLDQREKVVQSLLDAAENRPFPISMSILGIGSQEAINLTHSKLKVSLDGILSDTQSKLWWELVDKLDPQKRPAFIRKKAVEVDKIDEKADDVRKKSIQIEDSTAKSQERMKWIAEAKLTAHTELLGSLDERAARRLVLAAKGTVQQDFEFEEEAHEQMLRELEARFMKEVEAGKMTREQAAVRLQVMRKDLWKEEDINKRHETSASDITNHSLYQQAIKDVLSEEAFNRYKAHQAEREALRLQALRDITVACMDTQLLLSDSQREQLETAVSHLAPVPYAGSKPAEFMFFQLFRRARNFEILTPWQQGEFERVFVPIMWGK
- a CDS encoding terpene cyclase/mutase family protein, with product MMKYRAIIGFLIGFSSFLIMLTTFSIESAYAQEADLRYGTGVPAAVRIINDRGLRYLTNTQMNDGSWSGSGNGPGVTGICIMALMASGEDPDFGPYATNIRKALRNIIINQDAKTGYIGGRWGGHGSMYQHGFALLALSEAYGAVSGRLLWEGSDAPPERRRTLGEALELAVRSSLTAQKKNPWGAWRYSPESQDADTTVAGTVLMGLLGARNAGIEIPNEAVDKAVSFFQTHTMADGSVTYQMTSSHGGGLTRSAIGVLIYAIAKRKDTPEYKAASEFIKRRMDHRGTGHPFYNLYYMAQALFQSDFEAWKAWNQRTIERLQQMQAEDGSFASSHGRAYGTGMAILALALNYRLLPIYER